The sequence ATCTCCAAGGCGATCGCCACGCTCGACCACGTCAGCCGCGGCCGCGCCGGCCTGCGGATCCAGGTGTCCGAACTCGCCCACGAGGCACGGCACTTCGGGCGGCGCACCGCTCCGTTCGCGGACGGCGAGCTGCACGCGGAGGCCGCCGACCACGTCGAGGTGGTCCGGCGGCTGTGGGACAGCTGGGAGGACGACGCGGAGATCCGGGACGTGGCCACGGGCCGGTTCGTCGACCGCGAGAAGCTGCACCACATCGACTTCGAGGGCCGCCACTTCAGCGTCAGGGGCCCCTCGATCACCCCACGCCCGCCGCAGGGACAGCCCGTCGTCACCGCGTCCGGCGCCGGCGAGGCCTCGTACGCGCTCATCGCCCGGTCCACCGAGGTCGGGTACGTGGCCGCGCACGACGGGGACGGTCCGCGCGCCGCCGTCGCGGCGATCCGACGGGCCCGGGAGGCGACCGGGCTCGCCGCGGACCCGCTGCACCTCTTCGGTGAACTCACGGTGTTCCTCGACGCGGACGCCCCGGCCGCCGCCGCACGCCTGGAGCGCCTCGACGCGCTCGCGGGTGACCCGTACGTCGGTGACGGCGCGGTCTTCACCGGAAGCGCCGGGCAGTTGGCGGACCTGCTGCTGGAGCGGCGGGCGGCGGGGCTGTCGGGCTTCCTGCTGCGGCCGGGCGTGATCGCCCACGACCTGCCCGCCATCACCCGGACCCTGGTGCCGGAACTCCAGCGGCGCGGGACCTTCCGCCGCGCGTACGAGGCGGACACCCTGCGCGGCCTGCTCGGGCTGGAGCGTCCGACCAACCGCTACGCACGGCCCGCCGCCTGACCGCCGCCCGACCCGCCGCCCGACCCCGGACCCTCCGGAAGGACGAACCATGAGCAGCAAGCCGCTCAAGCAGATCCATCTCGCGGCCCACTTCCCGGGCGTCAACAACACCACCGTGTGGAGCGACCCGGCCGCCGGCAGCCATATCGACTTCGACTCGTTCATCCACTTCGCGCGGACGGCCGAACGCGCCAAGTTCGACTTCCTCTTCCTCGCGGAGGGCCTGCGGCTACGCGAACAGGGCGGTGAGATATACGACTTGGACGTGGTCGGCAGGCCCGACACCTTCACGGTGCTCGCCGCCCTGGCCGCGGTGACCGATCGTCTGGGGCTGACCGGCACCATCAACTCCACCTTCAACGAGCCCTACGAGGTGGCCCGCCAGTTCGCCACCCTCGACCACCTCTCGGAGGGCCGGGCCGCCTGGAACGTGGTCACCTCCTGGGACGCCTTCACCGGCGAGAACTTCCGGCGCGGCGGATTCCTGCCGCGCGAGGACCGCTACTCCCGCGCCCAGGAGTTCCTGGCCACCGCCACCGAACTCTTCGACTCCTGGGACGGCTCCGAGATCGCCGCCGACGCGGGGTCCGGCACCTTCCTGCGTGACGCGCGGGCCGGGGCCTTCGCCCATCGGGGCCGGCACTTCGACATC comes from Streptomyces virginiae and encodes:
- a CDS encoding LLM class flavin-dependent oxidoreductase, with the protein product MSAPSSSPAPLHLAVALDGAGRHPAAWREPGARPDELFTARYWAGFAAEAEAGLLDFITFEDGLALQSSSPTGSDERTDRVRGRLDAVLTAARVAPLTRRIGLVPTVTATHTEPFHISKAIATLDHVSRGRAGLRIQVSELAHEARHFGRRTAPFADGELHAEAADHVEVVRRLWDSWEDDAEIRDVATGRFVDREKLHHIDFEGRHFSVRGPSITPRPPQGQPVVTASGAGEASYALIARSTEVGYVAAHDGDGPRAAVAAIRRAREATGLAADPLHLFGELTVFLDADAPAAAARLERLDALAGDPYVGDGAVFTGSAGQLADLLLERRAAGLSGFLLRPGVIAHDLPAITRTLVPELQRRGTFRRAYEADTLRGLLGLERPTNRYARPAA